Within the Armatimonadota bacterium genome, the region GCGAGCAGTTCGTGTGGCAGTTGCGCGTGGCGGAAGGCGAGTTTGAGGGCACGGAACTGCGAGCGTGGACGAACGCCAGCACGGCACTCAATGCGAAGGCGGTGAAGTGGGCAGCAGCGTTTGCGGGCAAGCCCTTCGCAACGGGCGACACGATTGACTTGGACGCGCTGAAGGGCAAGCGTGCCCGGGCGGTAGTGCAAGCGAAGCAGACCGCTGACGCGCGCGTGTTTGCGCGGGTGACCGACATTCTGCCCGTTCGGCGCGTGCAGGTCGGTCAGCGGGTCAAGCATGGCATGGTCGCGGTTCCTGCCACCAGTCAGGGGTTCTACGAGATGGCGGACGACGAAGACCCTGACGACCCCTTCGCGCAGGCGTAAGAGAGGGAAGTGGGCAGGCGCGTGCGCCCTGCCCGCCCCCAAAACACCAACGAAAGGAGTGTATAGACATGCAGACAGTTACACGAACAGCAAGGCGAGTCCTCTACACCCGTGACGGCAGGCACAGCGGTTGCGTGCTGGATGGCTTCCGACTGGTGCGCCGTGTGCAGGCGAGCAAGCACCAGTTGCGACAGCCCCCAGCGTGGGCGTTTGAGCGCCACATTCTGGAGCAGGCACACGAGGCAGGCGCGTCACTGGTGGAGGTGCACGACGTGGAGAGTGGCATCACCTACATCGCGCCACTGGCGACGCTGTGGCAGAAGGGCATCCGCATCCAGCGCGGACATGGCGAGCAGATTGCCCTGCCGTTGAACCTGTGGCACAGGGCAGACCCACGACAGCCGAAGCTCTTCTAAAACCGCCGGAAATGGCTCCAGAAGGCTCGTACAGACGCGAAAAGGTCAGTGCCCATAGCCAGCACGCCCGTGCCATCGTCTGCTACTTACAGAAGCGTGGCGCGTGGTGTGCCCGAATTCGTGGCACATGGGGACAGCGACGCGGTCTGCCTGACATTCTGGCGTGCTGGCGTGGGCACTTGATTGCCATTGAGGTCAAGACCGGCAAGCACGCCAGACTGTCCCCACAGCAGAAGCGGGAACACGAGGCGCTACGTGCTGCAGGCGCGACGGTGCTGGTGGGCGATGCCACTGAAGTCGTGCGCCAGTTGGAAGCCCTTACAGGAGAGCCTCAGGGCAGGTTGCTGTGAGGCAGGGAATAAGTGCTTGAGGAGGTGAGCAGCAATGACACACAACCTTTGCAGGGACGCTGTAGTCAACATGCAGCACGCCACAGGTGCGTTACGGCGGTTGTATACTCTGGTGGCGATGGGCGCGGTTCCTTCGCGTGAGGACTACGCGCAGGTGCACCGACAGGCGACGGAACTGAATCAAGCCTTCCACCGTCTGTTGAAGGCACTCAAGGCGCAGGGCATGTTTGAGGATGATTCAAGCAGTCTACCACCAGCGGAGCGTTAGCGCAGGCGTTAGCACTAACGTTAGCGCAGGCGTTAGCGCAGGCGTTAGCACTAACGTTAGCGCAGGCGTTAGCGTAGTGAGAGCATGACGCAGGCAGGGCGCACGCGCCCTGCCTGCTAACTCAGGGGTTTACAAAAGTTTACAAAACTGGACACTTTTTGCGCTCACATGCCCCACACCCCACACCCCACCACTGCCCTGCGTGAGGTTAGTCGGTGTTTTCAGGAGGAAGGAGGGCTTCGAGGGAAACGACTTGAAAACGCCGAAGCTGTTTGGCGCAGGCTCGTTCAAGATCACGCAGGCAGTAATCCATTTTCCACGAGAGCCACCGGCGCAGGACAATCTGCCCTGTCCATGCGCTCCACGCTTTCCAGAGGGCGATGCGCAGCTCCTGCTCTATGTCACCCATGTCCATGCCCATACTGTTCAGGCGGGCGACCTGAGGGTGTCTCACACGCAGGTAGTGCTCCAGCACCTTTTCAGCTAAGGCATCCTCATACGCAGGGTTGTCCTGCAGGAGCGTGTCCAGTCTCATCATTCATTACATCGGCTGCCGAGAATTGTAAGAAAACTCATGATTGAAACAAAATGAGACAGATCTGTCTCACGGTTCGTAGCTTGCCTTACATCACGTGAGGCGCGAGCAACTGCAGGCACTCGCGCAGGGTGTGTGCAATGTCTGACTTGCGCCGGTTCATGATGAAGGCGATGGTCTTCAGGTCGTAGCCGAAACCGTAACGTAAGGCGAGCACAGCAAGCGGTTCACAGCCTGCGGTGGTATAGAGGTGCTGTAAGGCACTCTGAATGTCAGCGGTTCGCTCCACCTGCAGAAGGTCTTCCAGTGCGCTGAGGTCAGGCGGTTCCACGTATTCGGTTGACATCTTCTGCCCCTGTATGCTATGATGGGAGTGCCTGCGCGGTGGCAGAGCACCCGCAGGCGTGGCGTCCAGCAGGGTGGGTGCTGAACGCGGGTACAGGTTACCGCAAACAGTTCCCGCTGTCAAGCCCCTTGTTCAGAACGCCTCTTTTCTGAGAATTGTCAGTCTGCGGAACACAAGATGTTGTGTCCCTGTGGGGTAAGAGGTAGCATATATGGGATGGCGCCCTCGGAGGGATTCGAACCCCCGACGCCCTCCTTAGGACGGAGGCGCTCTGTCCACTGAGCTACGAGGGCGCGCCTCAGCACCATTAGTGTAACACGACTCGGCAGGGAGAGTCAAGATAACGAAAAGGGAAAACGGGGAGGATACCATGCGTCTGGAGCAAACACTTCCTTCTGTAGAGCGGGAATATCGCGGTATGTGGGTGGCTACTGTGGACAACATCGACTGGCCCTCCAAACCCGGGCTTCCGTCCGATGTGCAAAAAGCCGAACTGATAGCGATACTGGACAGGGCGGCGGAACTGAGGTTCAACGTGATCGTGCTGCAGGTGCGCCCGGCGTGTTCGGTGCTGTACGACTCCAGAATCGAGCCCTGGTCCGAGGTGCTGAGCGGAAGGATGGGTAAGCCGCCCGAACCCTACTACGACCCTCTCGCCTTTGCGGTGGAAGAGGCGCACAGGCGCGGCATGGAGCTCCATGCGTGGTTCAATCCCTATCGGGCACGACATCCCTCCGAGAGGTCGGAGATTCATCCCCAGCACATCAGCAAGCGACGCCCCGAACTGGTCAAGCAGTACGGACGATACCTGTGGCTGGACCCTGGCGAGCCCGATGTGGTGGAACATTCCCTCTCGGTGATGCTGGAAGTGGTGAAGCGCTACGACGTGGACGGCGTGCATATCGACGATTACTTCTACCCCTATAAAGAGCGCGACGAAAAGGGCAATATCCTCGATTTCCCCGATGAACCCAGCTGGCAGCGCTACCGCCGCTCTGGCGGCAAGCTGAGCCGTGACGACTGGCGCAGGCAAAATGTGGACCGCTTTGTGGAAAGGGTCTACCGCGAAATCAAGGGCACCAAACGCTGGGTGAAGTTCGGCATCAGCCCCTTCGGTCTGTGGCGACCGGGCTATCCCCCCCAGGCACGCGGCTTTGACGCGTACTCGGAGCTCTACGCCGACTCGCGCAAATGGCTGCAAGAAGGCTGGTGTGACTACTATGTGCCTCAGCTGTATTTCAAGAGAGACCATCCCACCCTCAGCTTCCCTGTATTGCTGAAGTGGTGGGTGGAGCAGAATACACGGGGCAGACATATCCTCGCTGGCAACTTCACCAGCAAGGTGGCAGACGGCAGCAGCACCGCGTGGGATGCGCAGGAGATTGCCGAGCAGGTACGCCTGACGCGCCAGCAGGCAGGTGCAGTGGGCAACATCCACTTCAGCGCACGGGCGTTCATGCAGGACAGGGGAGGCATCTGCAAGCTGATTCGAGACCTGCACGCCCAGCCTGCGCTCACTCCGCCTTCGCCCTGGCTGAGCCGTTCCAAGCCGCGCTCGCCTGCGGTTCAGGCAACCCGATCTGCCGGGGGAGCCATTCAGCTTCGATGGCAGGCTCAGGGAAGGCACCCTGTAGCATGGTGGGTAGTGGCTTACCGCAACAACGGTGAGTGGACAGTGCAGGCATTGCCCGCACACAGCGAGGGCTATATCGTGCCTCCGGTGGCAAACCTCGCTTTCGTGTGTGTGATAGACCGTTATGGTAATGCCAGCGACTGGGCAGCAGCAGAGATGACGGGGTGACTCCACAGACGTTTCACGCGCGCATGCCCAACGTCTGATAAACCTCCAGCGTTCGCCTCGCCGACTCCTTCCACGAGAAGCGGGCAGCTTGCTGGAAGCCACGCTGACGCATCTGCTGGCGTACCCACTCGTTGGTCAGTACCGTGTGCAGCGCCTGCGTCCACACCACAGGGTCATGAGGCGAAAGCAACATGCCCGTATCGCCCACCACCTCGCGCATCACGGGAATATCGCTCGCCAGCACAGGGCAACCGCACTGCATCGCTTCTAACGGCGGCAAACCGAAACCCTCATACAGGCTGGGATACATCAGCGCGTCGGCAGAGGAGTAGAAGCTGGGCAGGTGTTCGTCTGGCACGTAACCTGTCAGCACCGTCCTCTCCTGCACCTCCCAGTGGGCAATCGCCTTTTGCAGCTCCTCCATCCCCCAGCCCGGTTTGCCCACGATCACCAGCCGATGCGGCAGGTTGCCCGGCAACACCACCTGCGCGAACGCCTGCACCGCCAGCGGGAGGTTCTTGCGCGGTTGCAACACCCCCACCATCAGCACGAAAGGCGTCTCCAAGCCGTAGTGCTGGCGCAGGGTCTGCTCGGCTACCGCTCGCTCCACCGGTCGCATCCGCTCATCCGATGCGTTGGGTATCGCCACCACCTTCTCTGCAGGCAGTCGGTATACGCGCAGGATGTCCTGACGGCTGCTTTCGGAAACGGTGATGACCCGCGCGGCACGACGCATCGAGCGCGGTACGGTGAGATTCAGCAGCAGACGGTGTTTCAGCGGAAAACAGTGAGGCATCAGGCGAAAGGAGATGTCGTGCACAGTGGTCACTACCGGCATCTTCAGACGAGTGGGCACGGTGTATTGCACGTGTGCCACATCCGCGCCATCGGCGTTTGCCGCGTCGGGAAAGAGTTTCCAGCTCCACCAGCGCAGGTTGCGGGCAGGGATGACCCTCTGCTTCAGACGCTCGTCCTCAGGTAACAGCGGGTCGGTGATGGGAGTGTGCGTATATAGCAGGATGCGATGCTCATGTTCCAGCGCACACAACCCGCGCACCAGTCCCAACCAGTAGGTGCGGTCGCCCGTGTAGGCTCCTGTCAAACAGCGGGCGTCAATGGCGATGCGCATCGGCGAACTCATAAACGATTCCCCAGCGGAGTCCCCTCATGCTGACCGCAATCCTCTGGGCATGCAAGCATTGCATGGCGGTGGCGGCGATCAGCGCACCCGCATGTAGCACGGGAGCGCGTTCTGGCTCGATGCCCGGCAGCTGGCGGCGTTGTGCGAGGGGCAGAGCACACAGCCTGTCCGCAAGCGACTGCATCTCCGCCAGCGTGAGCGAGGCTCCATGTACCCGTTCGGGACGGTACTCTGTGTAGCCCTTGTGCAGCGAGGCGAGGTTCACGAACGTTCCTCCCACCCCGACGAGATACTCCCTATCCGCAAGGTGGCTCTCGTTGTGAAGATGTTGCGCTACCGTCTCCTGCAAGGCGAGAATCTGCTCGGCGGTCGGCGGGTCAGAGCGCAGATGCGCCTCCGTCAGACGAACGGCACCGATGGGATAGCTGTGACTGGCTTGCAACACCCCTGCGCAACCACGGCTCACCTCCGTGCTCCCCCCGCCCACGTCCAGCATGGTCAGGCACTCCGACTGTTGCGTAAACAAGGGGTCCTTCGCCACGCTGAGGTAGCTGAGGTACGCTTCCCGCTCACCGGAGATAACCTCTACGGATAACCCCATCTGCTCGCACGCTTGCAGGAACTGGGAAGCGTTTTGTGCCTTGCGCAACACCTCCGTTCCCACAGCGATGATCGTATCCGCCTGAAGCTGCCGGGCTTCTTCCAGAAGCTCGTGGAGGGCGCGTAGCGAACGCTGCATCGGCTCTTCGCTCAACCTGCCGGTAGCGTTCAAGCCTTCCCCCAGCCGCGTGATGTGGCTGCGCTCGCAGAGGGTGCGTATCTCCCCCTCCTGCACCTCCACAACCGTTAGCAGGATGGAGTTCGTACCGATATCGATGGCGGCAAGGATGGACATTTTTTCTCCTTCTCTGCGATTATATCATAGAAAGAACGAAAAAAGGATCGGGCAGAACGAAAAGAGTAGTCTGTCAAGCCTGTTTCTTGCCTCACCCTCTGGAGGGCAAGGCTCCTGCGGAGCCGTCGGTTTCTGAACCGAACCCCCTGATCCCCTTCTCTGCGAGCAA harbors:
- a CDS encoding hypothetical protein (possible pseudo, internal stop codon), yielding MRLEQTLPSVEREYRGMWVATVDNIDWPSKPGLPSDVQKAELIAILDRAAELRFNVIVLQVRPACSVLYDSRIEPWSEVLSGRMGKPPEPYYDPLAFAVEEAHRRGMELHAWFNPYRARHPSERSEIHPQHISKRRPELVKQYGRYLWLDPGEPDVVEHSLSVMLEVVKRYDVDGVHIDDYFYPYKERDEKGNILDFPDEPSWQRYRRSGGKLSRDDWRRQNVDRFVERVYREIKGTKRWVKFGISPFGLWRPGYPPQARGFDAYSELYADSRKWLQEGWCDYYVPQLYFKRDHPTLSFPVLLKWWVEQNTRGRHILAGNFTSKVADGSSTAWDAQEIAEQVRLTRQQAGAVGNIHFSARAFMQDRGGICKLIRDLHAQPALTPPSPWLSRSKPRSPAVQATRSAGGAIQLRWQAQGRHPVAWWVVAYRNNGEWTVQALPAHSEGYIVPPVANLAFVCVIDRYGNASDWAAAEMTG
- a CDS encoding glycosyl transferase family 1, giving the protein MRIAIDARCLTGAYTGDRTYWLGLVRGLCALEHEHRILLYTHTPITDPLLPEDERLKQRVIPARNLRWWSWKLFPDAANADGADVAHVQYTVPTRLKMPVVTTVHDISFRLMPHCFPLKHRLLLNLTVPRSMRRAARVITVSESSRQDILRVYRLPAEKVVAIPNASDERMRPVERAVAEQTLRQHYGLETPFVLMVGVLQPRKNLPLAVQAFAQVVLPGNLPHRLVIVGKPGWGMEELQKAIAHWEVQERTVLTGYVPDEHLPSFYSSADALMYPSLYEGFGLPPLEAMQCGCPVLASDIPVMREVVGDTGMLLSPHDPVVWTQALHTVLTNEWVRQQMRQRGFQQAARFSWKESARRTLEVYQTLGMRA